The DNA region aaatttcctgAATCCGTTTTTGTTGCTCGTCATTATAGCATTCAAATATTACTCCTCCTTTCTGCAAGTGTCTAATATTTTTTAGAGTTTCATTTTTGCCCAATTCTTTAAATTTTAGCTTGACATTTTTTACGATGTCGCAAGTTTCTTCTCTATTATTtgaatttatcaatatttcatatttattttccttttccggagttttccatttttgagttttagttGTTTCCGTATTTTTCCTTGTAGTGAGTATCGAACTGTAAGTCTTGATTTGTGAATGATTTTCCTGGTATACTTCTCTGTCAATCTCTGTATCTCTATTAATTTCGTCGGGCTTGAGGATATTACTTTTAGGATGATTTTCTTTGCGGTTTTCTGTTTCGAGTTTTCCAAATCTATAAACAAGTTTAGTCACTTTTTCGTGGAGTTTGAAAACTGCCTTCCTTAATTGTTCTTGATCCgtcttttcaagtttttctttcTCCGAAAAATCATTTAGATTTCTTAGCGCATCAAGTATAGTCTCTATTATATTCTCCGTATTTTCCGAATCTCTACTGACTAATGGTAGGTTCATATCTATTTTTCCTATGGATGGTCCAGATATTGCTATGTGTCCATCTCCTGTTCTCTTGACTTCAGGTGGAGTACGCATTACGGTCTTCTTTGGTGTGAAAACTTCGTTATATTCATCCTGTTGTTGTTCCTTTAAGTTTTGAACCTGCCCTCGTACATTATGTTCATTGATAACTTCTTCATTCATAATATCGCTCACGTTATCAGAGGTGGTTCCAGCTGTTTTCACTTCCT from Coccinella septempunctata chromosome 1, icCocSept1.1, whole genome shotgun sequence includes:
- the LOC123322604 gene encoding uncharacterized protein LOC123322604 — encoded protein: MSEKNENEKINARKKQIKANSGPITRNLSGKSRTDSVLPEVNNTIISKEVKTAGTTSDNVSDIMNEEVINEHNVRGQVQNLKEQQQDEYNEVFTPKKTVMRTPPEVKRTGDGHIAISGPSIGKIDMNLPLVSRDSENTENIIETILDALRNLNDFSEKEKLEKTDQEQLRKAVFKLHEKVTKLVYRFGKLETENRKENHPKSNILKPDEINRDTEIDREVYQENHSQIKTYSSILTTRKNTETTKTQKWKTPEKENKYEILINSNNREETCDIVKNVKLKFKELGKNETLKNIRHLQKGGVIFECYNDEQQKRIQEILKKQGSLQTKNIQNKDPMIMITGIKKGYQEDIFRKELIEDNPQMTEIFGPQVENSLKFIAKKM